The following proteins come from a genomic window of Candidatus Amarolinea dominans:
- a CDS encoding AAA family ATPase → MQKLPIGIQFFDSLREGNFLYVDKTEQIYRLINTGTFVFLSRRGVLASRCWFPRCSISSRDIVRFSAGCGSKTRLTGSRARCW, encoded by the coding sequence ATGCAAAAGCTGCCGATCGGGATCCAGTTCTTCGACTCGCTGCGCGAAGGCAATTTCCTCTACGTTGACAAGACCGAGCAGATCTACCGGCTGATCAACACAGGAACCTTCGTCTTCTTGTCGCGGCGCGGCGTTTTGGCAAGTCGCTGCTGGTTTCCACGCTGCAGCATCTCTTCCAGGGACATCGTGCGCTTTTCCGCGGGCTGTGGATCGAAGACAAGGTTGACTGGAAGCCGCGCCCGGTGCTGGTAA
- a CDS encoding AAA family ATPase, translated as MLVINFNDLDYHEQPLERALTNHLDRLAAEHQIQLQAEHYKEKFQELIVHLSAEQKIVLLIDEYDRAITDLLENEQKVAEHIATLKNFYSVLKTTAANHIHWTFLTGISKYGKLSLFSDLNNLLDITLDERFATLVGYTQEELERYFPDRIEALAARFAVSRAEMVEAIRFWYNGFSWDGKQTLYVPFSTLVFFELQSFENHWFATATPSFLIKLLRSNQVAAYELDEIYADNRLLDSADVNHIDAVSLLFQTGYLTVRERLPSVAGTEYRLGYPNHEVAQAFRQYLLADYLGPRVGALPSSLTGRLQKALRRDSIAEFVLILNSIFASIPHTIHLPLEAYYHSLVYLILSVLGFEVNAEEVMAHGRIDAVLELPNRIYIIEFKMTSAQVALDQIRARGYDQPYRASGKPVVLIGIAFDKEKRAIGDWKSEPAAEQSQRNQ; from the coding sequence GTGCTGGTAATCAACTTCAACGATCTGGATTATCACGAACAGCCGTTGGAGCGAGCGCTGACCAATCACCTGGATCGCCTGGCCGCCGAGCATCAAATTCAACTGCAGGCTGAACACTACAAAGAGAAATTCCAGGAACTCATCGTTCACCTGTCCGCAGAACAAAAAATCGTGCTACTGATTGACGAGTACGACCGGGCCATCACCGACCTGTTGGAGAATGAGCAGAAGGTGGCCGAGCATATCGCCACCCTCAAGAACTTCTATTCCGTGCTCAAGACCACCGCGGCCAACCACATCCACTGGACTTTCCTGACCGGCATCTCCAAATATGGCAAGCTGTCGCTCTTTTCCGATCTGAACAACCTGCTCGACATCACCCTGGATGAGCGCTTTGCCACCCTGGTGGGCTACACGCAGGAGGAACTGGAGCGCTATTTCCCCGACCGCATCGAAGCCCTGGCCGCGCGCTTCGCCGTCAGCCGGGCGGAAATGGTGGAGGCCATCCGCTTCTGGTACAACGGCTTTTCCTGGGATGGCAAGCAGACGCTCTACGTGCCCTTCTCCACGCTGGTCTTCTTCGAACTGCAGAGCTTCGAGAATCACTGGTTCGCCACCGCCACGCCCAGTTTCTTGATCAAACTCCTGCGCAGCAACCAGGTGGCCGCCTATGAACTGGACGAAATCTATGCCGACAACCGGTTGCTCGATTCGGCCGACGTGAATCACATAGATGCGGTCTCCCTGCTATTTCAGACCGGCTATCTCACCGTTCGAGAAAGGCTGCCCTCTGTCGCTGGCACCGAATACCGGCTTGGCTACCCCAATCACGAAGTGGCACAGGCTTTCAGGCAATACTTGCTGGCGGATTATCTGGGGCCACGGGTAGGCGCCCTTCCATCTTCCTTGACAGGCAGGCTGCAGAAGGCGCTGCGCCGGGATTCCATCGCCGAGTTCGTGCTGATCCTCAACTCCATCTTTGCCAGCATTCCTCACACCATTCATCTTCCGCTGGAAGCCTACTACCATTCACTGGTCTATCTGATCCTCAGCGTACTTGGCTTCGAGGTGAACGCCGAAGAGGTCATGGCGCATGGCCGTATAGACGCGGTGCTGGAACTGCCCAACAGAATCTACATCATCGAATTCAAGATGACCAGCGCGCAGGTTGCGCTCGATCAGATTCGGGCGCGCGGTTACGATCAGCCCTACCGCGCCAGCGGCAAACCGGTGGTGCTGATCGGCATTGCCTTCGACAAGGAAAAACGCGCCATAGGCGACTGGAAGTCAGAACCGGCGGCTGAACAAAGTCAGAGGAATCAATGA